In Limnochordia bacterium, one DNA window encodes the following:
- the rimO gene encoding 30S ribosomal protein S12 methylthiotransferase RimO produces MGNLQVAVVSLGCDKNTIDSEIMLGILVQHGFAITTDPQEADVIVVNTCCFIEDAQQESIDCILESAQYKTMGKCRSLVVAGCLAQRFSEELSSEIPEVDGFLGTGQVSQVVELINRTLEGKRVSYVGKPALVEGPRIVSTPTHYAYLKIAEGCDHRCGFCVIPSVRGRFTSRPVERVLDEAKGLVAAGAKELILVAQDTSRYGMDLEGRPLLASLLHSLHEIEGLRWIRVLYTYPAQINDELLTALRLPKVCRYLDLPLQHASPRVLRSMGRPVMDYRRLIASIREKVPGISLRTTFIVGYPTEEEEDFQQLLDFVQEAKIENLGVFQFSPQEGTKAARLPQLPTQVVQERYAKIMEVQQGIVDMLNEELIGTVLPVMVDGPSMESNLVYQGRHEGQAPDIDGLVYLGVESLPGTVVNVRITDAHAYDLVGEVLDFA; encoded by the coding sequence ATGGGAAATTTACAGGTTGCTGTGGTGTCCTTAGGGTGCGATAAAAACACTATTGATAGTGAGATTATGTTAGGTATTCTGGTGCAACATGGTTTTGCGATCACCACTGATCCCCAAGAGGCAGACGTGATTGTGGTTAATACCTGTTGTTTCATTGAGGATGCGCAGCAGGAATCAATAGACTGTATCTTGGAGTCAGCCCAATATAAGACAATGGGTAAGTGTCGAAGCCTAGTTGTTGCAGGTTGCCTCGCCCAGCGATTTTCGGAGGAACTATCCTCGGAGATTCCTGAGGTGGATGGTTTTTTAGGCACCGGTCAAGTGTCTCAGGTGGTCGAGTTGATTAACCGGACACTCGAAGGTAAGCGGGTGAGTTATGTTGGAAAACCAGCCCTAGTAGAAGGGCCTCGCATTGTTTCGACTCCCACCCACTATGCGTATCTGAAAATAGCGGAGGGTTGTGATCACCGTTGTGGTTTTTGCGTGATCCCCTCGGTGCGGGGACGTTTCACCTCTCGCCCCGTGGAGCGAGTGCTCGATGAGGCCAAAGGACTAGTTGCCGCGGGCGCTAAGGAGCTTATTTTAGTTGCCCAAGATACCAGCCGCTATGGGATGGATTTGGAGGGCAGACCCTTACTTGCATCCTTGTTGCACAGTTTACACGAGATCGAAGGGCTCCGTTGGATTAGGGTATTGTACACATATCCAGCACAGATTAACGATGAACTGCTTACAGCCCTTCGTTTACCTAAGGTGTGTCGCTATTTGGATTTGCCATTGCAACATGCAAGTCCGCGGGTTTTGCGGTCCATGGGTCGCCCGGTGATGGATTACCGAAGGCTGATTGCCAGTATACGAGAGAAGGTGCCCGGTATTTCATTGCGTACGACCTTCATCGTTGGTTACCCTACAGAAGAAGAGGAAGACTTTCAGCAGTTGCTGGATTTCGTGCAAGAAGCCAAAATCGAGAATCTAGGTGTATTCCAGTTTTCCCCCCAAGAGGGCACCAAAGCGGCCAGACTTCCCCAGCTACCTACACAGGTTGTGCAGGAAAGGTATGCAAAGATTATGGAGGTCCAACAAGGAATTGTCGACATGCTCAACGAAGAACTAATCGGAACTGTTCTGCCAGTAATGGTCGATGGCCCTTCTATGGAATCGAATCTGGTATACCAGGGCCGGCATGAAGGACAGGCACCGGACATTGATGGACTGGTCTACCTTGGCGTTGAGTCTTTGCCGGGGACTGTGGTGAATGTGAGAATAACTGACGCACACGCATATGACCTTGTAGGGGAGGTACTTGATTTTGCCTAA